CTCCGTGGCCGTCTCGAAGGACGTGGGACCGGCGTGGGTGATGGAGCTGTACGGGGGCCTGCGGGCCGCGTGCGGGGAATACGCGCTCTCCCTGGTGGGCGGAGACCTGTCCCGAGGAGGCGAGGTGGTGATCTCCGTCTCGGTGGTGGGAGAGGTGCCTCGTGGTCGCGCGGTCCTGCGTTCGGGAGCGATCCCGGGGCAGCGGCTGGTGGTGACGGGCGTCCTGGGCGCCTCCGCGGGCGGCCTGCTGCTGGCCCGAGGGCACGGAACGGGCTCCGCCTCCGCGGTGGGATCCGAGTGGGGCCACGCGCTCATCGAGGCCCACTGCCGCCCGGTGGCGAGGGTCGGCGAGGCCCAGACCCTGGCGCAGGTCGGGGCGACGGCCATGATGGACATCTCCGACGGCCTCGCCCTCGACCTGTCGAGGCTGTGCGCCGAGAGCTCGGTAGGAGCCCGGGTCGAGCTCGATCGCGTCCCCATCGCGCCCGCCCTGAAGGAGCTCGCCGGGGTGCTCCAGGCCGACCCGCTCGAGCTGGCGTTGTCGGGTGGAGAGGACTACGAGCTGCTGGCCGTGCTGGACCCCTTGGTGGTGGAGAAGGCCCGGACGAAGCTCGAGGAGCGCTTCGGCGTGCCCCTGACGGACATCGGGGACATCACCGAGACCCTGGGGCTGGTCGCGGTCGATGCATCCGGCGCCGAACGCCCCCTGGAGCCCAGGGGGTGGGATCACCTTGCCGCCGGTTGATGGGGCGGTCCCGCCGCGCGCGTTGACCATCGCCGGATCCGACTCCGGCGGCGGCGCCGGGATCCAGGCCGACCTGAAGACGTTCGCGGCCCTCGGGGTGTACGGGATGACGGCGATCACCGCGGTGACGGTCCAGAACACCAAAGGGGTGAGCGGCTACGAGGAGCTGTCTCCGGAGACGGTTGGCGACCAGATCCGGGCGGTGGCGCTCGACATCGGCGTCGATGCCGCCAAGACCGGGATGCTCGCGTCCGCGCCCATCGTGGAGGCCGTGGCCGAAGCGGTCCTGGAGTGCGAGATCTCGGCGCTCGTGGTCGATCCCGTCTTCGTGTCCAAGCACGGCCATTCGCTGTTGCAAGAGGATGCAATTGCAGCGCTTCGCAACGACATCGTGCCGCAAGCGCAACTGGTCACGCCCAACCTGCCGGAGGCCTCGGGCCTGGCGGGCTTTCCCGTCAGAACGCGGGACGACATGGAGCGAGCCGCGGGGGCAATCCTCGACCTCGGTGCCCGGGCCGTGCTGGTCAAGGGGGGACATCTGGAGGACGGCCCGGCCGCGGACCTCTTCTCAGACGGCGAGCGGACGGAATGGCTTGAGGGCGAGCGCCTGGAGACGCCCCACACCCACGGGACGGGATGCGTGCTGTCCGCCGCGATCACCGCACACCTGGCCCGCGGCGACTCGCTCTTCGACTCGGTTCGATCCGGGAAGGCGTTCGTGACCGAAGCCATCCGCCATGCCCTGGCCATCGGCCAAGGCGTCGGCCCCGTGAACCCTCTGTGGAAGTGGTGGGCCGATCGCGGGCTCGGACGCCCGGTGAACTCGCAGGTCGCTAGACCGCGCGGGTGACCTTGCCGGCTTTGAGGCACTTGGCGCACACGTTGATGCGCTTCGGCCGGCCGTCCACCAGAGCGCGGACGCGCTGCACGTTGGGGTCCCACCGGCGGTTCGAACGGCGGTGGGAATGGGAGACCTGCATCCCGAAGAAGGGGGTCTTCCCGCAGACTTCACACACGGCAGCCATGGCCGATCCAGGGTAGCAGACGGCCGCCGCGGGTCCGGGGCCGTGGCGGCTGAACGCGGTCGATGGCTCGGGAGGCTCGGCCGCCTGACCTGCAACGTCAGAACGCGCGGATCAGCAGCGCGATGGACACGCCGAATCCCAGCAGCACCACGACCCTACGCACCGGCCGCGCACCCACCCGCCGGGACAGCGACGCGCCGGCGTACCCGCCCGCAATGGCGCCCACCGCCATGACCAGTCCCTCCGCCCACCGCACCGCTCCGGAGGCGATGAAGTACGCCAGGGCGGTGCCGTTGATGAGCACGGTGGTGGCGTTCTTCAGGCCGCTCATCTGGAGCTGGTCGCGCATCCCCATGAACCCGAATCCCACCAGCAGCACGAACCCCAGCGCGGCCCCGAAGTAGCCCCCGTACACGGCGGCACCGAACTGGAAGGCCACCGCCGCGCCGACGCGCCCGCGCCCTTCCATCGGCGGCGTTGCGCCGGCGGCCGACGTCCCGGGCTTCTGCCGGGCCAGCAGCAGCGTGGCCCCCAGGATGAGGAACGGCACCACCTTGTCGAAGGTCCGAACAGGCGTGTGCAGGAGCAGGATCCCTCCCACCAGGCCGCCAGCCAGGGACGGGATGGCCAGCACCAGGAAGGTCCGACGCATCCCTCGGAGCTCTCGCCGGAACCCCAGGGTCGCGGAGACATAGCCGGGCCACAGGGCCAGCGTGCTGGTGGCGTTGGCCACGATGGGGCTCAAGCCGGTCCACACCAGGACCGGGAACGTGATGAGGGTGCCGCCCCCGGCGATCGAGTTGACGACGCCGGCCACGAGGGCGGCCACGAAGACGACCGGCAGGCGCCACAGGTGCACGGGGCTGAACGCTACTCGCCCCCAGCCCCGCCCCTAGTCTTCCTTGGCCGCCTCGGCCTCGGCCCGACCCTTGATCTCCTCCACCACGGTCGGGTCGGCGAGCGTCGTGGTGTCCCCGAGCTCGCGGTGCTCGGCAACGTCGCGAAGCAGCCGGCGCATGATCTTGCCCGAACGCGTCTTGGGCAGCTCGGGCGTGAACACGATGTTGGCCGGCTTGGCGATCGGTCCGATCTTGCGGGCGACGTGCTCTCGGAGCTCCTGGAGCAGCTCGGGCGAGCCTTCCTCGCCGCCCTTCAGCGAGACGAACGCCACGATGGCCTGGCCCGTCTGCGGGTCGTTCCGTCCGCATACCGCGGCTTCCGCCACCTTCGGGTGGTCCACCAGCGCGCTCTCCACCTCGATGGTGGAGATGCGGTGGCCGGAGATGTTCATCACGTCGTCGACCCGGCCCATCAGCCAGAAGTCGCCGTCCTCGTCGATGCGGGCGCCGTCGCCCACGAAGTAGACCCCCGGGAACCGGTCCCAGTAGGTCTCCTGGTAGCGCTTCGGGTCCCCGTAGATTCCCCGGAGCATGGCCGGCCAGGGGGTCTTGATCACCAGGTAGCCCCCGGCGCCGGGCGGGACCTCCTGGCCCTGGTCGTCGTAGACGGCCGCCTCGATCCCCGGGAACGCCTTGGTGGCCGAGCCCGGCTTCAGTATGGTCACGCCCGGCAGGGGCGTGACCAGGATCATCCCGGTCTCGGTCTGCCACCACGTGTCCACCACCGGGGTGCGGCCGCCACCGACGTTCTCCCGGTACCAGATCCACGCCTCGGGGTTGATGGGCTCGCCCACCGTCCCGAGCAGCCGGAGCGACGACAGATCGTGCTTCTGCGCGTACTCGGGCCCCCACTTCATGTGGGTCCGGATCGCGGTGGGCGCCGTGTAGAGGATGTCCACCTTGTAGCGCTCGACGATGTCCCACCAGCGGTCCTTGTCCGGGAAATTGGGGACGCCCTCGTAGATCACGCCGGTGGTCCCGTTGCACAGCGGCCCGAAGACAATGTAGCTGTGCCCGGTGACCCACCCGATGTCGGCGGCGCACCAGTACACGGAGTCCGGCTTGATGTCGAAGATGTAGTGGTGCGTGGTGGACGTTCCCACCAGATATCCGGCCGTGGTGTGGATGATTCCCTTGGGCTTGGCCGTGGTCCCGCTCGTGTAGAGGAGGTACAGCAGGTCCTCGGAGTCCATCTCCTCGCACGGGCAGCCCGCCGGGTCGTCGCTCTGGCCATCCACCACGTCGTGCCACCACACGTCCCGGCCGTCGCGCATCTGGACGTCGCCCCCGGTTCGCCGGACCACGAGGGACCGCTTGACCGTGGGTGACTGCTCCAGGGCGTCGTCGGCGTTCTTCTTCAGCGGCACCGGCTTGCCCGCCCGCCAGGCCTCGTCCTGCGTGATCAGGTACTCGCACT
The genomic region above belongs to Actinomycetota bacterium and contains:
- the thiL gene encoding thiamine-phosphate kinase, encoding MNPAAPSEHAVTEDELVAAIRRVLSGQGPGVLAGVGDDAALVETGSGDAVLTTDLLVEGVHFDRSIISARDLGYKAMVVNVSDVAAMAASPRYALVSVAVSKDVGPAWVMELYGGLRAACGEYALSLVGGDLSRGGEVVISVSVVGEVPRGRAVLRSGAIPGQRLVVTGVLGASAGGLLLARGHGTGSASAVGSEWGHALIEAHCRPVARVGEAQTLAQVGATAMMDISDGLALDLSRLCAESSVGARVELDRVPIAPALKELAGVLQADPLELALSGGEDYELLAVLDPLVVEKARTKLEERFGVPLTDIGDITETLGLVAVDASGAERPLEPRGWDHLAAG
- the thiD gene encoding bifunctional hydroxymethylpyrimidine kinase/phosphomethylpyrimidine kinase, with product MPPVDGAVPPRALTIAGSDSGGGAGIQADLKTFAALGVYGMTAITAVTVQNTKGVSGYEELSPETVGDQIRAVALDIGVDAAKTGMLASAPIVEAVAEAVLECEISALVVDPVFVSKHGHSLLQEDAIAALRNDIVPQAQLVTPNLPEASGLAGFPVRTRDDMERAAGAILDLGARAVLVKGGHLEDGPAADLFSDGERTEWLEGERLETPHTHGTGCVLSAAITAHLARGDSLFDSVRSGKAFVTEAIRHALAIGQGVGPVNPLWKWWADRGLGRPVNSQVARPRG
- the rpmB gene encoding 50S ribosomal protein L28 — encoded protein: MAAVCEVCGKTPFFGMQVSHSHRRSNRRWDPNVQRVRALVDGRPKRINVCAKCLKAGKVTRAV
- a CDS encoding sulfite exporter TauE/SafE family protein — translated: MHLWRLPVVFVAALVAGVVNSIAGGGTLITFPVLVWTGLSPIVANATSTLALWPGYVSATLGFRRELRGMRRTFLVLAIPSLAGGLVGGILLLHTPVRTFDKVVPFLILGATLLLARQKPGTSAAGATPPMEGRGRVGAAVAFQFGAAVYGGYFGAALGFVLLVGFGFMGMRDQLQMSGLKNATTVLINGTALAYFIASGAVRWAEGLVMAVGAIAGGYAGASLSRRVGARPVRRVVVLLGFGVSIALLIRAF
- the acs gene encoding acetate--CoA ligase, giving the protein MALANEREPAYAIDTLFLEERTYPPPPDFAAQANAKADIYERDPNEFWETEGRNRVSWYEPFDELVEWELPYAKYYIGGKLNVCYNCVDRHVESGDGDKVAYFWEGEPEGDRLRITFSDLQSGVVKAANAFKEAGIARGAHVAVYMGMIPELPVTMLALARLGAPFTVVFGGFSADSLSGRMNDMECEYLITQDEAWRAGKPVPLKKNADDALEQSPTVKRSLVVRRTGGDVQMRDGRDVWWHDVVDGQSDDPAGCPCEEMDSEDLLYLLYTSGTTAKPKGIIHTTAGYLVGTSTTHHYIFDIKPDSVYWCAADIGWVTGHSYIVFGPLCNGTTGVIYEGVPNFPDKDRWWDIVERYKVDILYTAPTAIRTHMKWGPEYAQKHDLSSLRLLGTVGEPINPEAWIWYRENVGGGRTPVVDTWWQTETGMILVTPLPGVTILKPGSATKAFPGIEAAVYDDQGQEVPPGAGGYLVIKTPWPAMLRGIYGDPKRYQETYWDRFPGVYFVGDGARIDEDGDFWLMGRVDDVMNISGHRISTIEVESALVDHPKVAEAAVCGRNDPQTGQAIVAFVSLKGGEEGSPELLQELREHVARKIGPIAKPANIVFTPELPKTRSGKIMRRLLRDVAEHRELGDTTTLADPTVVEEIKGRAEAEAAKED